Part of the Leucobacter insecticola genome is shown below.
CGAGACGCTCATAGGTGATGTGCAGAAGCGCCATACCCGGGGCTTCGTAGATGCCGCGGGACTTCGCTTCGATGATCCGGTTTTCGATCTGATCGGAGACGCCAAGCCCGTGACGGCCACCGATGGTGTTCGCCTCAAGAACGAGAGAGACGGGATCTGCGAATTCAACACCGTTGATGGCGACGGGACGCCCCGCTTCGAAGCGCACCGAGACTTCCTCGGTGGCAACGTCGACCTCATCGCGCCAAGCCGCAACTCCCATGATGGGGTCAACGATGTCGAGGCCCTCGTTCAAGAATTCGAGGGTCTTTGCTTCGTGGGTGGCCCCCAGATGTTTGCGTCGGTGGAGTAGGCCTTTTCCGTGGAGTCTCGGTAAGGGAAGCCGCGCTCCTGCAACCACTCGCTCATTTCGTGACGACCGCCGAGCTCGGTCACGAATTCTTGATCGAGCCAGGGCTTGTAGATCCGCAGTGCCGGATTCGCCATCAGGCCATAGCGGTAGAACCGCTCAATGTCGTTGCCCTTGTAGGTTGAGCCGTCGCCCCAGATGTCAACGTTGTCTTCCTTCATGGCACGTACCAGCAGGGTGCCGGTGACGGCGCGGCCGAGTGGGGTCGTGTTGAAGTAGGTCTTGCCGCCGGAGCGGACGTTGAATGCGCCGCACTGCAGCGCCGCAAAGCCCTCTTCTACGAGCGGCAGCTTCGCGTCAACGTGGCGCGCGATCTCCGCGCCATATTCTTTGGCTCGATCGGCGACCCGTCAATATCGGGTTCATCGTACTGACCGATATCAGCGGTGTAGGTGCAAGGAACTGCACCCTTTTCGCGCATCCATGCAACCGCGCATGAGGTATCGAGGCCACCGGAAAAAGCGATACCGACGCGCTCGCCAACAGGGAGAGAAGAAAGGACCTTAGACATGCCCTCTATCCTAAGGGCTACGCTTCATCTTCGCCGTCACCGAAGGTTCGGCTCGCGATCACCTGCACGTCTTTGTCGATGTCGAGAAGTGACAGCTCAACCTTGCCGATTCGCGCGTCAGTCTTGTCCAAGCGCCCTTCAATCCGATCGAGGCGGATGTCGACCCTCTCAAAGCGCTGGTCCATCTGATTAAACCGTTGGTTGACATGCTCGAATTGCTTGTCGACATTACTAAAGCGAATGTTCATCTGCTTCTCAAGATGGTCGAATCGATCCTTGGTTTGTCTGTCGACCGCCTCGAAGCGGGCCACCATTTCGTTGCGCAGCCCTGCAAACTGAGTGGGAATTGATTGAAAGATGAGGCGGGCGATGAGCGCAAGTGTGCCGAGCAGCCCAGTGCCGAGCACGCTCACCAGCGTCCATGTCAGCGGTTCCGTCATGTCGGTCATGTCTCCATTCTGTATGGGTTCACGACAGAATGCCACAGTTCACAAGGGCAATTTGGGCCTTCGGAAATCTGTGGATAACTCCGGCTGACTCGCGCCCAAAATGATCCCTGTGGACGGAGATTAACTCGCCATATCCCCGCTAAATCAGGCCCAGCTCCCGCACCGCGTCGCGTTCTGCAACCAGCTCAGCAACGGAAGCCTCGATCCGCCCCGCGAAAACTCATCAACGGAAAGCCCTTCGACAATCATCCAATCTCCGCTGGCAGAGCGCACAGGGAAGGACGAGATGAGACCTTCGGGCACTCCATACTCCCCGCGAGAAATCACCGCAGCGCTCGTGCGGCGCTCCCCGGTGCCCAGCACCCAATCGCGCACATGATCAATTGCCGCGTTCGCCGCGGACGCGACGGAGGATCCGCCACGCACCTCGATAATCTCCGCTCCTCGCTTCGCAACACGGTCGATGTACTCGCCACGCGCCCAAGCAGCGTCAACCGCACCGAGTGCGGGGCGCCCAGCGACACTCGCGTGGCTGAGGTCCGGGTACTGCGTGGCCGAGTGATTGCCCCAGATCGTGATGCCGTCAACGTCTGCGACCGAGATGTCGGCCTCTGCCGCGAGCAAACCCACCGCACGGTTATGGTCGAGTCTGGTGAGCGCGGTGAACCGTTCAGCGGGCACATCCGGTGCGTGCTGCTGCGCGATCAAGGCGTTGGTGTTCGCGGGGTTTCCCACCACGATCACCCGGATGTCGCTCGCGGCATGTTCACCAATCGCGCGGCCCTGCGGCCCAAAGATGGCGCCGTTCGCCGCCAGCAGGTCGCCGCGTTCCATCCCCGCTGTGCGCGGCCGGGATCCAACGAGCATCGCGATGTTCGTGCCGTCGAAAGCCCGGTTCGGATCGTCACTGATGTCGACCCCGGCGAGCAGGGGAACGCGCAGTCGGTGAGTTCAAGCGCCGCACCCTCAGCACCCCGCATCCCCTGCGGAATCTCGAGCAGACGCAGGCGCACCGGCTGGTCAGCACCAAGCATCGCACCCGAGGCGATCCTGAACATCGTCGCGTAGCCGATCTGGCCGCCCGCGCCGGTGATGGTAACCGTGACTGGTGTGCGTGACATGCTTACTCCGTTCGGGTGGTGTCGCCGTTGTGCCGGATCCTGAGCGTGCTAGCGACGGTTGAAGGTGCTCGGATCCGGCCCGAAATTGTGCTGCTCATCAAGGCCATCGATCGCGGCCATCTCGGCTGCCGAGAGGTCGAAATCAAGAATGTCTGCGTTCTCGATCATGCGTTCGCGGCGCGTGGTCTTCGGGAAAATGATGGTGTCGTGCTGCAGGTGCCAGCGCAGGATCACCTGAGCCGGGCTCTTGCCGTGGGTGGCAGCGGCCGCGACAATCTCGGGGCGTTCAAAGAGGTCGCTCTTGCCCTGCGCGAGAGGACCCCAGGCTTCGATCGCGATGCCGTGCTCGCGGCAGAACTCGCGCAGCGCGCGGCGCTGGTTCAGCGGGTGCAGCTCGATCTGGTTGATGGCGGGGACCACGCCGGTCTCGTCGAGCAGCTGCTGCAGGTGCGGGATCTCGAAGTTCGAAACACCGATGGAGGTGGCGCGGCCGGTCTCAGCGATCTCGATGAGCCCCTTCCACGCGCCAAGCGCGGTACCGAACTCGGGGATCGGCCAGTGCACGAGGTACAGGTCGACCGTTTCAAGGCCGAGGCGATCCATGCTCGCGTTGAAGGCTCCGTGCGGATCCTCCTGATCGGAGTTCCACAGCTTCGTGGTGATGAACAGTTCCTCGCGCGGGATCCCACTCTTCGCAATCGCCGCGCCAACCTCGGCCTCATTGTCGTAGATGCGCGCGGTGTCAATGTGACGGTAACCCACCTCAAGCGCTTCGGTGACGATCCGCTCGGTTTCTCCCGGTTCGACGAGGAAGACACCGAGCCCAAGCTGCGGGATCTGCTTTCCGTCGTTCATGGTGATGTTCGGGATCGGCAATGCGGTCATGGTTCCCCTTGGTTTCGGAAGACTTGTCTTCGCCCAGTCTATTCCCTGTCCTGAGACGCCCCGCTATTGGGGACGCGACTGCGATAATGGCTAGGTCATGTCCCAGCACCCAGCCCCCGCACCCCGCATCGAGTTCCCGGAGGAACTGCCCGTCTCACAGATGCGGGAAGAGATCGCCGACGCGATTCGGGATCACCAGGTCGTGATCGTCGCGGGCGAAACCGGCTCCGGCAAGACGACCCAGCTCCCCAAGATTGCACTCACGCTCGGCCGCGAGCGCATCGCGCACACGCAGCCGCGCAGGATCGCCGCCCGCACGATCGCTGAACGCATTGCCGACGAGCTCGGCTCCGAGATGGGTGGGCTCGTCGGCTACCAGGTCCGGTTCACGGACAAGGTTTCTGCCGACACCAAGATCCGACTGATGACCGACGGGATCCTGCTCAACGCGATCCACCGCGACCGCGACCTTACTGCCTATGACACGATCATTATCGATGAGGCGCACGAGCGCAGCCTGAACATCGACTTTCTGCTCGGCTATCTCAAGACGCTGCTCCCTCGCCGGCCAGACCTCAAGGTCATCATCACCTCGGCGACGATCGATCCGGAATCGTTTGCGAAACACTTCGCGGATCCGCGTACCAACGATCCCGCGCCCATCATTGAGGTATCGGGGCGCACCTACCCCGTTGAGATTCGGTATCGGCCGCTCGTGGAGGAGCACGAAACCGCGGACCCCAAAACTGGCGCGCCAAAGACCCGCAGGATCGAGCGCGACCTTTTCGAGGGAATCGGCGAGGCTGTCGACGAACTCGCGAAGGAAGCGCCCGGCGACGTCCTCGTGTTTCTTTCAGGCGAGGCCGAGATTCGTGATGCTGCTGACGTGCTCAACGGCAAGTTGCGAGCGTCCGCCCGCGCAGCGAGAACAGAGATTTTGCCGCTCTACGGTCGGCTCAGTTCCGCCGAGCAGCACCGCGTCTTCGAGCGCGGCGCACCCGGCACGAGACGCATCGTGCTCGCCACCAACGTTGCCGAAACATCGCTGACGGTGCCGGGCATCCGCTACGTCATCGACGCTGGCACTGCCCGCATCTCCCGGTACAGCGCGCGAAGCAAGGTGCAGCGGCTGCCCATCGAGGCAATCTCGCAGGCCAGCGCGAATCAGCGTTCGGGCCGCTCGGGTCGCACCAGCGACGGCATCGCGATCCGGCTCTACAGCGAAGAAGACTTTCAGAGCCGCCCGAGTACACCGAACCCGAGGTGCGGCGCACCGGGCTCGCCTCGGTCATTCTGCAGATGCTTGCGCTCGGGCTCGGTGACATCGCGAGATTCCCTTTCCTCACTCCTCCGGATCAGCGCGGGATCGCCGACGGCCTCGGGCTGCTGGCGGAGCTGGGCGCGGTGCGGATCGACAAACAGCGCGGGAAGAACGCAGAGCCGCGCATCACCAAGATCGGCCGCGAGCTTTCTCGCCTCCCGATCGAACCGCGGTTTGCCCGCATGGTGGTGGAGGCCCGCAGACACGAGGTGGTGCCGCAGGTTCTCGCGATCGTGGCGGGCCTGACCATTCAAGACGTGCGCGAGCGCCCGCAGGCCGAGCGTGGTCGGGCCGACGAACTGCACGCACGCTTCAATGATCCGCAGGGCGATCTGATGACCCTGCTGAATCTCTGGAACTATCTACAGGAGCAGCAGCGCGAGCTGTCTTCAAGCGCGTTCCGGCGGTTGTGCAAGAAAGAGTTTCTCAACTTTCTGCGCGTGCGCGAGTGGATGGATCTGTTCCGACAGATTTCGCGTATTGCCGACGGACCGAAGGCCAGCGTTGGAGCCACCGAGACAGGCGGATCCTTCGAGCTCATCCACCGCTCTGTGCTCGCGGGGCTCCTCTCGCAGCTCGGCGTGCGCGATGATCGTCAAGACCGCGGGGCACCGGGCCGCGCGGGCACCAACGCGCCCGGCGCGGGCAAGAGACGGGCCGCGCAGGAGTATGTCGGATCCCGCGGCACCCGCTTTGTGCTGTATCCCGGGTCGGTGCTCGCGAAGAAACCGCCCGAGGTAGTCATGAGCGTTGAGCTCGTTGAGACAAGCCGACTGTTTGCCCGCAGCAACGCGGTCGTTGATCCCGCGTGGGCTGAGGAGCTTGCCGGCCCGCTCGCGAAACGCCAGCTCAGCGAGCCACACTGGGAGAAGAAGCAGGGTGCAGCGGTCGCCTACGAACGGGTGACGCTCTACGGTGTCGCGATCGTGGATCGCCGCCGGGTGCAACTCGCGCGCACGGATCCCGAGCACGCCCGCGAACTGTTTATTCGGCACGCGCTGGTCGAGGGTGAGTGGGACTCGTCGCAGGCCTTTGATCGTGCCAATCGGCAGCTGCGCCGCGAGCTGGAACAGCTGGAAGAGCGCACCCGTCGCCGCGATATCGTCAGCGATGATGACGCGATCTTCGAGTTTTACGATGCCAGGATCCCGGCCGATGTTGCCTCCACCCGCAGCTTCGAGGGCTGGTGGAAGAAGACCCGGCTCACCCAGCCAAACCTCTTGACGCTGCGCCGCGAGGACCTGCTGGAAGACCAGGCCGAGCCGGTCGACGAAACCGAGTTTCCCAGGCAGTGGCGGCACGGTGACCAATCGCTGAAGCTGCGCTACCGGTTCGATCCGACGGCCGAAGACGACGGGGTGACGGTCAACGTGCCGCTGCCGCTGCTCCCCCGCCTCGACGGTTCCGATTTTGAGAAGCTGGTGCCGGGGCTCCGCGAGGAACTCGTCACCGCACTCATCAAGACGCTGCCAAAAGCGATTCGCAAGCATGTGGTGCCGGCCGCGGATTGGGCGCGGAAGCTCCTCACCACGGTGGGGCCGAAGCTCGATGAGGACCGCCGGTTGAGCGAGCGAAGCGAGTCGAAACCCGATCCAGCCCCGTCCCTCACGGCCCTGCTCGCCGCCGAGATACGGCGCGCCACAAGCATGCCGGTCGCGCCCACGGACTTTGATACCGAGCGTCTGCCCGCCCATCTGACCCCGACGTTCCGGGTGATCGACGGGCGCGGACGCACCATTGGCACGGGCAAGAATCTCAGCGAACTGCAAACCGCGCACAGGGCCGAGGCGACGAAGGGGGTCGCGAGAGTCGCGGCCTCGGCGCTGCCAAAGAGCGAACTCGAGCAGAAGGGCGCGACGAGCTGGGCGTTCGGCGATCTGCCGCGCCATGTCGATACGGCGTACGCGAAGGGTCGCGCGAGCGGGGCCGGGGTCGTGCGGGCGTATCCTGCGATCGTGGATCGCCGCACGAGTGTCGACCTGGCGCTCGTCGCTGACGCGGCTGAGCAGGCGCGGGTGTCGCGGCGCGGGATCCGCAGACTTGTGGCGCTGAGTTCCCCCTCGCCCGCGAGCTATATTCGGGATCACCTCTCGAACCAGGAAAAGCTGCTGCTCGGGGCAGGCCCGTATCGCAGCCTGGATCTCGCGATCGCTGACGTGTCGCTAGCGGTGGCCGATCGTTTGATTCGCAGGCACGCCCCCGACGGGCTGGTGTGGAACGCCGAGGTGTTCCAGCGCATCACCGACGATTACGCACGATCCCTGATCGACGAAATCTACGGCGCGATCGCATTGACCGCACGGGTGCTCGACGGGGCGAGGCTCGCGCGGAAAGCGATTGACAGCGCGAAATCTCTGCAGGTACTCGGCCAGGTCACCGACGCTGCGGGGCAGGTTGATGGGCTCGTGTTTGACGGCTTTGTGTCGCGCACCGGGATCGCGCAGCTGGAACGGCTGCCCGTGTACCTTGAAGCGGTGCAGCTGCGCATGAAGGGGCTCACCGAGAACCCGGGCCGCGATCGCGCTTGGCAAAACGAGGTGGATCGGGTCGCGGCGCTCTATGCGGAGGCCGGGGGCACGATCCCGCTCGCCGAGGAGGCACCCGCGCACCTCGGTCGCGTCCGGTGGCTCATCGAAGAGCTCAGGATCAGTCTCTTCGCCCAGCATCTGCGCACCGCCGAGCCGGTCTCTGCGCAGCGGATCCAGAAGCTGCTGCGCGAGCGGTAGCGTTGGGCCGATCACTCGGCGCCCCGCCCCTTCCCTCGCCCCGCCCACCCGCCATCACTCCGCCGACCCGCCATCTCCATCGCGCAGATTCGATGGCGTCTCGCCGAGATCATACGGTCTCGGCGGCAACGGCCCTTGGGGCAGGGATCCTCGCGTCTCGCAGCCACCTGGTGAAGGTAGCTGGCGTGCGTAGCTCCGCATACCCCAGCCGATGTACTCGTTTGCGAGTCTTGTTTTCTATCCACTCCGCGCGTTTCTTTTCTCTGAAAACAACTTCTTCGGCGGTGAGTCCACCGCGAAACTCGGGCTCGGTGTATTTCTGTTTGCCGTCGACTTCGCAGAAAATACCGAGACCGAGGAGTTCAAGATCAATGTGATAGCGGTGGCCTCCGGGGGCAGGAACTTCCACTTGGCTGGCGACGGCATACCCGTGAGAAACGAATCTGAGCCGCGCGACGCTCTCTAGCGGCGAATCTGCGCTTCCGTCTGCAAGCCGTATCACGTTCGCAGCGCGACGTACGCCGCGCCCGCCCCGCTCACGCCCAAGTTGGTCGAGAAGCTCCTGCCTCCACACTTGCGCGGCGTCCGACATGCCCGCTCCGCGATCCACCGGGAACAGCAGACTCATTGCGGCATCGGCGCATGCAATTGCACGCTCCGGGGTGTCGAGTCGCGCGAGATCCAAGATGGTGCGCGGGAGACTCGTGCAATACACTCCGCCGATCTTCGCTACTTCCGCGTCCGAATAGTGCGCAACCCGGCGCACGACGGTCCGGGTGTTTGAGACGTTGACCGTGTGCGAGACGAGCGTTTGTGGCGGCGCAGCCCGAAACTCGTAAAGCGGGAGACCCCACAGCGCAGCCGCTGAATAGGACGAAAACAGACTCTCTGTGCGCATAGTTGTCGCGACAGCGAAAACCATCACCAGGTGGCGTTCTTCCGGAGTTAGGCTCTGAAGGGACTCGGCGACCACATACAGGCCTTTCGTGAGGCGTAGCAGAACACCATCACGCACCTGCCTTGCGATGCCACGCTCCTTGAGCCCAGACAGAAGCAGCTCACTCCTGGTCAGAATGAGCATTCGAAGTTCTTGGATATCGCGTCGGCGCACACACCAAATCTGCCGGAAGAACTCCACCAGGAACCAAAAATCTAGAATCTGTGGATAACACGATCTGCTCCGCCGCTGTGGACGGAGAACCCTTGACAGAAGCAAGCCCTACCGCCTGAGTCCCCTCGCCCCGCCCACCCGCCATCACTCCGCCGACCCGCCATCTCCATCGCGCGAACTCGATGGCGTCTCGCTGAGACCATACGGTCTCGGCGAGTAGAAGGCTAGGGGTGGCTAGTGGTGCGTGTGTGCGGTCAGAATCTGGCGGGCCTGGTGGATTAGATCAGGGTCTGTAATCAGGTCGTAGCGGGTGGCGACCATCTGCATCACCGAGGAGAAGTCGCGTCTATTGCGATTCATTCCGTACGACAGCACACCGAAGAGCATGCCGAACCCCGCACCGATCGCGATCGCCGCAACAAACACCCCGAGAATCGCCGCGTTGTCAGGCTGAAAGATGAAGAGCAGGAGACCGAGAAAGAGTCCGAGGTAGGCGCCGGAAAGCGCACCCATCAGCGCCACCCTGCCGTAGGTGAGGCGTCCCGTGACCCGTTCGACGCTGCGCAGGTCATTGCCGAGGATGCTGATCTGCTGCACCGGGAAACTCGCGCGCGCGAGCACATCAACGGCGTGTTTGGCATCCTCATAGCGGTCGTAGGTGGAGATAATCTCACCCGTCGGCAGTTCGGGCATCTGCATCTGCCGCCGGGGGGTACCAGGAGTCGGTGTGCTCATGCCTTGATTCTTCCACAGCCACGTTAAATCGCGGCGTGATCCTCGCCGATCCGTTTCAGCGCACGGCGAACGACACCCCGGCGGCAAGGTGGCACGGCCCCGGGCGATTCAACGGCGTGTCGTTCGTGAAGAGC
Proteins encoded:
- a CDS encoding type IV toxin-antitoxin system AbiEi family antitoxin domain-containing protein — its product is MRRRDIQELRMLILTRSELLLSGLKERGIARQVRDGVLLRLTKGLYVVAESLQSLTPEERHLVMVFAVATTMRTESLFSSYSAAALWGLPLYEFRAAPPQTLVSHTVNVSNTRTVVRRVAHYSDAEVAKIGGVYCTSLPRTILDLARLDTPERAIACADAAMSLLFPVDRGAGMSDAAQVWRQELLDQLGRERGGRGVRRAANVIRLADGSADSPLESVARLRFVSHGYAVASQVEVPAPGGHRYHIDLELLGLGIFCEVDGKQKYTEPEFRGGLTAEEVVFREKKRAEWIENKTRKRVHRLGYAELRTPATFTRWLRDARIPAPRAVAAETV
- a CDS encoding general stress protein encodes the protein MSTPTPGTPRRQMQMPELPTGEIISTYDRYEDAKHAVDVLARASFPVQQISILGNDLRSVERVTGRLTYGRVALMGALSGAYLGLFLGLLLFIFQPDNAAILGVFVAAIAIGAGFGMLFGVLSYGMNRNRRDFSSVMQMVATRYDLITDPDLIHQARQILTAHTHH
- a CDS encoding aldo/keto reductase, which produces MTALPIPNITMNDGKQIPQLGLGVFLVEPGETERIVTEALEVGYRHIDTARIYDNEAEVGAAIAKSGIPREELFITTKLWNSDQEDPHGAFNASMDRLGLETVDLYLVHWPIPEFGTALGAWKGLIEIAETGRATSIGVSNFEIPHLQQLLDETGVVPAINQIELHPLNQRRALREFCREHGIAIEAWGPLAQGKSDLFERPEIVAAAATHGKSPAQVILRWHLQHDTIIFPKTTRRERMIENADILDFDLSAAEMAAIDGLDEQHNFGPDPSTFNRR